The Tolypothrix sp. PCC 7712 region GGTACCTGTGCCATTTGATGAGAATCAAGAAATTGAATGGACTCCGATTTGGTCACTCAACAATCAGCAATTCAAATATCTACCCACAGCATATTGTTATTATGGCTATCCTTTAGCGGCAGATGCTTGCTTTTGTTATGCAGATACTAATGGAACGGCTGCGGGTACTTGCAAAGAAGAAGCTATTCTCCAAGGATTTATGGAGTTGGTAGAGCGAGATGCAGTAGCAATTTGGTGGTATAACCGTTTACAAAGACCTGCTGTTGATTTAAATAGTTTTGACGAGCCTTATCTAGATCAATTAAAAAGCTACTATCAATTGATTGGACGCGATTTTTGGGTATTAGACCTTACTACTGATTTAAATATTCCCACCTTTGCTGCTATTTCTCGCCGGATCAATCACCAACCAGAAGATATTCTTTTTGGCTTTGGGACTCACTTTCATCCCAAAGTTGCCCTATTACGTGCTGTCACTGAAATGAATCAAATGATATTTCTTTCTAATGGGGCAAATCCAAATTCTTCTGCCAAATTTACTCGTCAGGATATACAAAGTTGGTGCCAAACAGCAACATTAAATAACCAAGTTTATCTTGCTCCTGATGCCAATGTAATTCCTAAAATTTACGGAGACTATCCTGTTTACCACAGTCAAGATTTGCAATTAGATGTGCTGACTTGTGTTGATATAGCCGCTAAACATGGATTAGAAGTATTGGTTCTCGAGCAAACACGTCCAGATATTGGAATGGCTGTGGTTAAGGTTGTAGTTCCTGGTTTACGCCATTTTTGGGCACAGTTTGCCCCTGGTCGGCTTTACGATGTACCCGTCCAACTGGGATGGTTAAAAGCAAAATTAACAGAAGAGCAACTAAATCCAATTCCTATGTTTCTTTAGACTTTTGTGGCTGTTATAAATTAAACACATTATGAGGAATTGCTTTTTAGCATATATTTAACCTATGGAATCTATTGATACTAGTTGTAAAGCTGGTATAATTCAAGATAATAAAAAGCCTAAAAAAAATTATAAGTCTGACAAATTATCAGATAATTATTTTAAATTTATCGATTACTTTCCTGATTTAATAATCATCACTACACGCAGTCAAGGTTATTGTGTAGAGATTAATCAGTCATTTCTCAATGTCACAGGCTACAGTCGCGAGAATGTGATTGGCTACCCGATTACAGTCTTAGATATGGGATTTACTACAGCAACATACTCAAAAATTCAAAAAAAGCTCACAAATCAACAAACCATTGAGAATTGGGAAATTGAATTCTGTCTCAAAAATGGTGAAAAACGTATAGGCTTATTATCGGTAAAACTTTTAGAATGGCAAGGAAAAACTTATTTACTAAATATTATTCGTGATATCACAGAGCGGAAAGCGCTGGAAGAAAATTTACGCCGAATTGCGATGCACGATCCGCTAACAGGATTACCCAATCGCGCTTACTTTATGCAGCAATTAGACTATGCGATCGCCTGTCAGCAACATTATGATAACTATTTTTATTCGATATTATTTTTAGACTTAGATGAATTTAAAGCAATTAATGATAACTTTGGTCATGATACCGGAGATAAATTCTTAATTGAAATTAGCAAAAAGCTCAAAGCTAAACTGCGATGGGGAGATTTTATCGCCCGTCTGGGTGGAGATGAATTTGTAATTTTGTTGGAAGATATCAAAGATTTTCGTGATGCAGCTCGGATAGCTAATCAAGTAATTACATCCCTAAAACAACCTGTTTTAGTCAACGGTCATTACCTCTCTTGCTCCGTTAGCATTGGCATATCAACAATCTCAAAAAACGATAAATTACCTGAAGAATTACTACGCAAGGCAGATGCGGCAATGTATCAGGCAAAAGCCTTTGGGAAGAATCGTTATCATATTAGTTAATGGGAATGGGGCATAGCGCATTGGGCAATCAAGATGTTCTGATAAAAAACTCCTCACTATGATGGCATAACTCAAATTGAGCTATTCCCAAAATTAAGTGAATAAATGGATTTCCAATTGCATCTGGACAATGCATCGCTTGTTCAAGTACATCAGACGCATTTCTTGATTATCTTCTATGGTCATAAACAAGAAGGGAAAACACTAAAACTTAAATATATCAAGAGTTTTCAGACCATCTTGCAGGTTTAAACCCGTCAAAAAAAGTTGCCGAAAATCACCATAAATGGTCTTTGAGTTGGAATCTCAAGAGAGCATAATCTACTGCAAAAGGAATAGATACTGCATCTAATGTATGCGGTATCTATATCCTTTTTATATAAGTAATATTTATATTTACTATAAATTTTTTTGATGTTATGTACTATTGACTGATTGTAACAATCCAGTTAAATTTATTTACATAAGTTAATATTTATAAAAAATTTTATGTATACCAACAGTAATGGAGAAAACATTCTAAATAAATACAATGCTGACTACGATCCAGAAAAACAACGCCGCTACGCATTAACAGCAGGATTCGCTACATTGCTTGTCAGTACCTTAATATTGGTGGCTTTGGGTATCAGCTAAGATTTTTTGACATCGGTAGCAGAATCTCTCATCGTTATTTGGTTTTCTCCCCATCACCTCAGCTTGGTAGCTGAGGTTTTTTTTATGATTTATAGAAGTTTCCCAGGGTTAACCAGCCCCTTCTCCTGCGGAGAGGCTACGCCAACGGGGCGGGAACAGGCAAGAGGGAACAGGGAACAGAAGAAAAAAGTAGCCCGGATCTTGGTTTTAAGCCGAGTGGAATTGTGGGCGAAATAATCCTTGTATCGCGCTTGTTGGTTGAAACCCCAACGCCAGTTCTCTCAAGTCGAGCCAGCCGCTTGCGGGGGTTCCCCCCGTTGTGCGGACTGGCGTGGGAAACCCGCCCACGAGACTGGCTCCCCCTTGTGGGTGGCTTAGTTTTAAGAGTTGCCCGTTGCCTATTCCCTGTTCCCTTTCATTAATCATTAAATATTACTTAAGGCACAGTTTTATGGTGTCTTAATTGGGCATAAAATAATTAGCTCACTTTGTGGCTACTGAGATTTAATGAGAATTGCTGACTTAATTACTTGGTTTGAAGAATGGGCAAATCCGGCTTGGTGTGAAAGTTGGGATAATTGTGGTTGGCAGGTTGAACCTGGAATTTTACAAGAACCTGCTAGGGTTTTGGTATGTTTAACGCCAACTTTGGCGGTGATGCAAGAAGCGATCGCCACTAATGCTAATCTGATTTTTGCCCATCATCCCCTAATTTTTAGCCCGCCTAAGTCTTTTCGTATTGGAGAAGCGATCGCGGATATGGTGCGATTAGCTTTTCTACATAATATTGGCATTTACAGCGCCCATACGAATTTTGATCAAGTACAAGATGGGACTGCTGATGTTTTGGCTCAAATTCTCGAACTCCAAGATTCAACCCCTGTAGTACCTACGCAAAATGGTTTAGGGTACGGTCGGGTGGGAAATCTTCAGCCTGTCGTGACCTTAGAAAAATTACTGACGGTAATCCACCACCAACTTGCTCCCAAAAGCTTGATTGTTTCCCCAACTGCTGATTTACACCAAGAAATTTCCCGTGTGGCTGTTCTGGGTGGTTCGGGTGCTAGCTATATTTCGGCTGTGGTGAAAACTCATGCCCAAGCTTATCTCACTTCCGATTGTAAATTTCATCAATTTCAAGAAAGTCGCGATCGCGGCCTCATTTTAATTGATGCGGGACATTACGCGACTGAACGCCCAGCTTGCGATCGCTTGACCCAGAAATTACGGTCTTTGAATCTCGATTGGGTAGAGTTAAGCCAACAAGATGAGGATTTCCGCGAATTTTTCCCTGAATAATATGTATATTATTATTCCTTAATATAATTAAGCTTGTTAGCTGTCATGTGGCAAATACTGAAAAATCATGTATATTTAACTATCATAAGTTTTTGTCCGGTTGCTAGTTGAGTAAAACAGAAGTATGTATTCTAATCCGTACTTTTATTCATAAAATCGACTGTTCCAGAATCGGACAAGATGCAGATTCTCGATGACGGAGATCACATATTTATGTAATTATAATCACAATACCTGCTGTCAGACATCAATTATTAAAATCAGCAAATATTCCATACTGGAGGTAACAAATTGCATAATATGACCTAATTATTATGATTCGCACACTTGTTGAATCTGCTTTCCAAACTGGATACCTTAGTGTTGAATCTGAAGGTCTACTCCATCAAGTGCTAGCGACAAAGTCTTATCAGTCAGATGATTTGGTAGCCCTTGCCGCTTTATATGATGCAGTTCGTGGGGGTAGAGTTAAACGAGAAGCATCCTCAAAATTACTCATAGAAATTCCCTTAGGGAATGAATCTTGCTGATACTCTTGCAACAGTTGACTTTGGCGTTGCATAGTTGCTCCAAAGCGGGACACGTCACCTCAGTCAAAAAGCCCTAAACTCAAAAACTCTTGGGCTGTTGTTGTCTAAAACCGTTCAGGTCAGCAAGAGAATGAGTTAAGATCAAATACATAGGGGTAAAAGTACAGCCGAGTTCCCGGACTTCCCAGCAATGCCAATGACTACAAGTAGGCAACTCAAACAACCGCAATCGATGTTTGTTTCGGAGTATCTATTATTACATAATGGTAGAAAGAACTCATCAGCAAGGATTAACCTAGTGAGGATAAATCCCGAATTGTATGACTTCTATGAAGAATACATTTGCTAAATCCCCCTGATAGAGTTTTAGTTTCACCAGCGCAGTCACTACTAGTTGATTACCCAAAATTTCCTTTGCTTGGGGTTAACACAGGTAGAAAAGCGAAACCGTCAAACTAGCTCTTTCGGGTATTATGCACTGGGGGCACACCCAGATTTTGAAAGGTTTAACTACGTTGTTTAAAAAGGCAGAAGCAGTACATGCTACACCGCAAGATTTATCAGTTGTGTTGCGATGGGCGGGAGGTATGTGTATTCTTGCGGGATCAGCAACGCTGGATCGAGCGTGCCCGCATCATTGATATAGAGGGTGATTTAGTGACCCTACGCTATGAAACAGATGAAGAGGATGAAGTTTGTTCTTGGGAAGAGATGGTTCGACTCGAAAGTATTGGTGCTGTCACCCAAAAGTTAGCCTCAGTACCACGCGGCAATGTAGAACCTTTGCTAACCGAAGACTGTCCTGAAGCTGAACGTATTCGTAACCACTACCCAGATTCAAATGCTGAATAAATCAAAATAGTCGAGAGTTAAAAGTCCAGAGCCAATGTTTCCGCTCTGGACTTTTGGCTTATTTGGGCATTGGGTAATGGGTAATGGGTAATGGGTAATGGGTAATGGGTAATGGGTAATGGGTAATGGGTAATGGGTAATGGGTAATGGGTAATTGTTCTTCTTCCCTTATCTCCCTTATCTCCCTCATCCCCAATCCCCAATCCCCAATCCCCAATCCCCAATCCCTATTCATCCTCATTCAACGCTTCATAGGCGGGACAGTAACCTTCTAGGGTTACCTTGAAGTTATACAAGGGGGAATTGGGATTCCAGCAGCGTTGTCCCCTTTGATACCGACAGGTTCCGCAGCATTCTATGTCTGTCCAGGTAAAGCGATCGCTATTTTGATTGAGTAGTTCTCTTTGAGGTAAACCTCTCAATACGATTTCTTCCCCTTGCCAACGGGCTTCAATTAAGCCTGTGTCGGCAAATTGTCGCCAACGGGGGTCTGTGGTAATCGTTTCTGGTAGGGTGATGGTGATACCAGTCCCTAATTCTGTCAGTTCACCTTCATAATTAGTTTCTGGGGCGGCTGGTTGTAAAAAGGTGTCGCCTATGGGCAGTTCTACTAAAACACCTGCTGCTGGAGAATGTAGGTGGTAGCGGTTCTGTAACTCTTCTAAGCCTGTTAAATCTGCTAGGTATGCGGGGGAACCGTGAACAAAAATTACATGTTGCGGTCTTAAATTATGAATTAGCTGGGTAGTACCTGGCCCATCACTATGCTGGGCGAGGAGATAGCTTTCAATAGTGGTAGGCGCAGGATATTGTTTTTTAGTTTTGATATCTATTTTTTCTGGCAGCAAAATTAACCAGGGGCCTGTGTCGGCTTGGCAATATTGGCTGAAATCTGCTGTGGAATCTGTGAGGACAATACAGGGAGATTTGCCAATATTAGGGCGATGTTCTGCTTGCAAACGCCGCACGCGGGGGCGTACTCTTTCATCCCAAAATAGGGGTTGATGGCGGGCGAAGTTTTGGACTGAGGCGGGGAGGTGGGGTAAAAGTTCGAGATAAGCATCGCAGCCTGTGGCGACAGCACCGTCAACCCAAATATCTAAATCTCTACCTGTAAAGTGGTGATGGCTGCGTAATAACATTAATAGTTCTTGTCCCAAACCTAATGCGGGTGTGGGAAGCAGCACAGAACAACGTTCTGCGATCGCGCGATGAATGCGTTCTGCTAGCTGATTTTCTTGGTTGCGGCGGTGGGGATGGCGGGAGGTGCCATAGGTAGCTTCAATAATCAGAGCATCTAAGTCTAATCCTCGCAATTCTTCTAACCGCAATCCTTCCACCAACCGCGAGTTAGACAAGAAAAAGTCGCCTGTATAAAGC contains the following coding sequences:
- a CDS encoding MBL fold metallo-hydrolase — its product is MRDNLSSSRIDAGEETTELECLPYSVQHNDEGVCLVVRMGPYRILLDCGLGDISLLVKGLKNSARQRHLPLPADLVLISHAHPDHARGLLQLHQAFPNLPIYASEVTSKLLSLNWLNQDLKSIPQFCQALPLRSPVEFKEGLVAELFPAGHLPGAVAILLTYTSQRRTYRLLYTGDFFLSNSRLVEGLRLEELRGLDLDALIIEATYGTSRHPHRRNQENQLAERIHRAIAERCSVLLPTPALGLGQELLMLLRSHHHFTGRDLDIWVDGAVATGCDAYLELLPHLPASVQNFARHQPLFWDERVRPRVRRLQAEHRPNIGKSPCIVLTDSTADFSQYCQADTGPWLILLPEKIDIKTKKQYPAPTTIESYLLAQHSDGPGTTQLIHNLRPQHVIFVHGSPAYLADLTGLEELQNRYHLHSPAAGVLVELPIGDTFLQPAAPETNYEGELTELGTGITITLPETITTDPRWRQFADTGLIEARWQGEEIVLRGLPQRELLNQNSDRFTWTDIECCGTCRYQRGQRCWNPNSPLYNFKVTLEGYCPAYEALNEDE
- a CDS encoding diguanylate cyclase domain-containing protein, giving the protein MESIDTSCKAGIIQDNKKPKKNYKSDKLSDNYFKFIDYFPDLIIITTRSQGYCVEINQSFLNVTGYSRENVIGYPITVLDMGFTTATYSKIQKKLTNQQTIENWEIEFCLKNGEKRIGLLSVKLLEWQGKTYLLNIIRDITERKALEENLRRIAMHDPLTGLPNRAYFMQQLDYAIACQQHYDNYFYSILFLDLDEFKAINDNFGHDTGDKFLIEISKKLKAKLRWGDFIARLGGDEFVILLEDIKDFRDAARIANQVITSLKQPVLVNGHYLSCSVSIGISTISKNDKLPEELLRKADAAMYQAKAFGKNRYHIS
- a CDS encoding DUF6679 family protein: MLHRKIYQLCCDGREVCVFLRDQQRWIERARIIDIEGDLVTLRYETDEEDEVCSWEEMVRLESIGAVTQKLASVPRGNVEPLLTEDCPEAERIRNHYPDSNAE
- a CDS encoding Nif3-like dinuclear metal center hexameric protein, translated to MRIADLITWFEEWANPAWCESWDNCGWQVEPGILQEPARVLVCLTPTLAVMQEAIATNANLIFAHHPLIFSPPKSFRIGEAIADMVRLAFLHNIGIYSAHTNFDQVQDGTADVLAQILELQDSTPVVPTQNGLGYGRVGNLQPVVTLEKLLTVIHHQLAPKSLIVSPTADLHQEISRVAVLGGSGASYISAVVKTHAQAYLTSDCKFHQFQESRDRGLILIDAGHYATERPACDRLTQKLRSLNLDWVELSQQDEDFREFFPE